From the Lolium rigidum isolate FL_2022 chromosome 2, APGP_CSIRO_Lrig_0.1, whole genome shotgun sequence genome, one window contains:
- the LOC124691070 gene encoding uncharacterized protein LOC124691070, with amino-acid sequence MQIKKEAAANGDMLSELPNDVLLNILERMDTLDALRACVVSKQMQKLPPMLSQIVIVLGNLELARKNSVVADVTDKILSKRSPQITIRKLKVKVFLTPNDCRSIGKSVGLAMATQKLDAAEFEIVTPKNSYYCKDADLLNFAKNFNTFIADCPEAFSGLTRLQLQNLRFGESDIPNILSTCKRLESLFFSECDAGIRSVLHVEHAGLIELGISYGKFKTVKLDYLPKLQRMTYSWFLDENPLVLGFVPQLSKLSLSNTRLSDKTIMLSQLLENVHTVRDLYLNFQSEKIWVQPECRRVLAPLLAELHTVNLDYLPEECDIAWTMFLLEAAPLLQELCIIVWDHKCGNESQKSYSEKTDVKWEPSSRNFKHKNLRKLTIYGFESDGNFMWYIRHVMEAAVNIKEVSLHDRKACKFCAERFPHMQVRPSTYPRSSEEKDSLRNKITEASGTMASPAVIHFRA; translated from the exons ATGCAGATAAAGAAAGAAGCAGCGGCCAACGGGGACATGCTAAGCGAGCTGCCCAATGACGTGTTGCTTAACATCCTGGAGAGGATGGACACGCTCGACGCCCTCAGAGCATGCGTCGTCTCCAAGCAAATGCAGAAACTACCCCCCATGCTCTCGCAGATCGTCATTGTTCTCGGCAACCTCGAATTGGCCCGAAAGAATAGTGTGGTGGCTGACGTGACCGACAAGATCCTGAGCAAGAGGTCTCCACAGATCACCATTCGTAAGCTGAAGGTTAAAGTATTCTTGACTCCTAATGACTGTCGCTCCATTGGCAAATCTGTTGGCCTCGCCATGGCGACCCAGAAATTGGATGCAGCTGAGTTTGAAATCGTGACTCCCAAGAATTCTTATTATTGCAAGGATGCCGACCTACTGAACTTTGCTAAGAACTTCAACACGTTCATTGCTGATTGTCCCGAAGCATTTTCTGGTCTCACGCGACTGCAACTGCAGAATCTGAGGTTTGGAGAATCAGACATACCCAACATCCTTAGCACCTGCAAGCGGTTGGAATCCTTGTTTTTCTCCGAGTGTGACGCAGGGATTCGGTCGGTGCTGCATGTAGAACATGCTGGACTCATTGAGcttggtattt CCTATGGGAAATTCAAAACAGTGAAGCTCGACTATCTACCAAAGCTCCAACGGATGACCTATAGTTGGTTCCTTGATGAAAACCCCTTGGTTCTTGGTTTTGTCCCTCAGCTTTCGAAACTAAGCCTCTCTAATACACGACTTTCAGACAAGACCATTATGCTAAGCCAGCTGCTTGAAAATGTCCACACTGTACGTGATCTGTATCTGAATTTTCAAAGTGAGAAG ATTTGGGTTCAACCTGAATGCCGTAGGGTGCTCGCCCCTCTGCTCGCTGAACTACACACGGTGAATCTCGACTATCTTCCCGAAGAATGTGATATTGCCTGGACAATGTTCCTTCTTGAAGCAGCACCATTATTACAGGAGCTTTGCATCATAGTATGGGATCATAAGTGTGGAAACGAGTCACAAAAGAGTTACTCCGAGAAAACGGATGTGAAGTGGGAGCCATCCTCTCGTAATTTCAAGCATAAGAATCTTCGGAAGCTAACCATCTACGGCTTTGAGTCTGACGGCAACTTCATGTGGTACATCAGGCATGTCATGGAAGCTGCGGTGAACATCAAGGAGGTTTCTCTGCACGACAGGAAGGCCTGCAAGTTCTGCGCTGAAAGGTTTCCTCACATGCAGGTTCGTCCTTCGACCTATCCAAGAAGCTCTGAGGAAAAGGATTCACTGAGGAACAAGATCACAGAGGCATCGGGGACGATGGCTTCCCCTGCCGTAATTCACTTCCGGGCATAA
- the LOC124688983 gene encoding uncharacterized protein LOC124688983 yields the protein MQIEAGNGDRLSELPKDVLLNILERVDTLDAVRTCILSSQLRNLPTMLSQIIIVPTNRDLLRMNGVSAHLINKILTTRSPQITIRKLQVTFVLTPNDCRSIGKSVGRAMATHKVDAAEFEIVTPKNSYHCTHADLLNFAKQFSSFVADCPDAFAGLTRLQLQNLRFGDSDIPNILSTCKRLESLSFFECDAGIRSVLQVEHAGLVELSITYGEFQTVELDCLPKLQRMTYNNWPSDENPLVLGFAPQLSKLSLANACLSDQTLMMSQLLANVQAISDLYLDFRSEKIWIQPECPRVLAPVLGQLRSVNLDCLPEECDITWTMFLLEAARFIKDFCITVWDHKCGSESQKSYSKKTDVKWEPSAPNFKHKNLSKLTINGFQSDGNFMGYVRRVMEAAVNIKEVCLYDRKVCKLCTDKFPHSEVRPSTYPRSCKEKDSLRKKITEASVMMASPAVIHFRS from the exons ATGCAGATAGAAGCTGGCAATGGGGACAGGCTAAGCGAGCTGCCCAAGGACGTGCTGCTCAACATTCTGGAGAGGGTGGATACGCTTGATGCTGTAAGAACTTGCATCCTCTCGAGTCAATTACGGAATCTGCCCACTATGCTCTCGCAGATCATCATAGTTCCCACCAATCGCGATTTGCTTCGAATGAATGGTGTTTCGGCCCACCTGATAAACAAGATCCTTACCACAAGGTCTCCACAGATCACAATTCGCAAGCTGCAGGTCACGTTCGTCTTGACACCTAATGACTGTCGCTCCATTGGCAAATCTGTTGGCCGTGCCATGGCAACACACAAAGTGGATGCAGCTGAGTTTGAAATAGTGACGCCCAAGAATTCTTATCATTGCACCCATGCCGATCTCCTCAACTTTGCCAAGCAGTTCAGTTCGTTCGTTGCTGATTGCCCGGATGCATTTGCTGGTCTCACGCGACTGCAACTTCAGAATCTGAGGTTTGGTGATTCAGACATACCCAATATCCTTAGCACTTGCAAGCGGCTGGAGTCATTGTCTTTCTTCGAGTGTGACGCCGGGATTCGGTCGGTGCTGCAAGTAGAACATGCTGGACTTGTTGAGCTTAGTATCACCTATGGGGAGTTCCAAACAGTGGAGCTCGACTGTCTGCCAAAGCTCCAAAGGATGACCTATAATAATTGGCCTTCTGATGAAAATCCCCTGGTTCTTGGTTTTGCCCCTCAGCTTTCGAAGCTAAGCCTCGCTAATGCATGTCTTTCAGACCAGACCCTCATGATGAGCCAGTTGCTTGCTAATGTCCAGGCTATAAGTGATCTATATCTGGATTTTCGAAGTGAAAAG ATTTGGATTCAACCAGAATGCCCTAGAGTGCTTGCTCCTGTTCTTGGCCAGCTACGGTCTGTGAATCTGGACTGTCTTCCTGAAGAATGTGATATCACATGGACAATGTTCCTTCTTGAAGCTGCACGATTCATAAAGGACTTTTGCATCACTGTATGGGATCATAAGTGTGGAAGCGAGTCGCAAAAGAGTTACTCCAAGAAAACAGATGTGAAGTGGGAGCCATCTGCTCCTAATTTCAAGCACAAGAATCTATCCAAGCTAACCATTAATGGCTTCCAGTCCGACGGCAACTTCATGGGGTACGTCAGGCGTGTCATGGAAGCTGCGGTGAACATCAAGGAGGTGTGTCTTTACGACAGGAAGGTGTGCAAGCTCTGCACTGACAAGTTTCCTCACAGTGAGGTTCGTCCTTCGACATATCCACGAAGCTGCAAGGAAAAGGACTCATTGAGGAAGAAAATCACAGAGGCATCGGTGATGATGGCTTCCCCTGCTGTGATTCACTTCCGGTCATAA